Part of the Persephonella hydrogeniphila genome is shown below.
AACTGTTGAAAACCTTGAAGATATATCTGTTGTTGGTATAACAGAAGCCCTACCTAAGTATCTCAAGATAAAAAAGGCCTTCAAAAAAGCTGTAAGCGAACTTGATAAAGGCGTTGATATGCTTATTGTTGTAGACTTTCCTGGTTTTAACCTTAAACTTCTTGAAGAGGCAAAAAAAAGAGGTATAAAAACTGTATATTTTATAGCTCCTCAGGTATGGGCATGGGGAAAAGGAAGAATTCCAAAAATCGTCAAAAATACAGATATTCTTATCTCCATCTGGCCTTTTGAAAAAAATATTTATAGTGATTATCTTGGCAGTTTTAGATTTGAGTATGTAGGGCATCCTCTTCTTGATATTGTAAAAACAGAGACAGATGAAAAAGAATTCAAAGAAAAATTAGGCATAGAACAGAATAAAAAGATTTTTGGTCTTCTTGCAGGCAGCAGAGAAAGTGAGGTAAAAACGCTTTTACCTATAATGCTAAAATCTACAGAAATAATGCTCCGAAAAAGATCAGATCTACACTTTGTAATCCCGTCAACCCCTAATACCCAAAATATTGTAAAACAGTTGTTGTCAGACAAAAACCTCCCTGTTTCTGTAATAATAAAAAAAGATTTTAAAAATCCTTCTTATGAAGTAATGAGACATTCTATTTTTTCTGTTATTGCCTCAGGGACAGCCACACTGGAAGCTTCAATAATAGGAAATCCGTTTCTGCTTGTCTACAAAGTGTCTCCTATAACATTTTTTATAGGAAAAATGCTTGTTTCTATAAAATATCTTGGTCTTCCAAATATAATTGCAGATAGAGAAGTAATAAAAGAACTTTTACAAAAAGAGTGCAATCCTGAAAATATTGCAGAGTACTCTCTTCGTTATTTAGAAGATAAACAACTTTATGAAAAAACAAAAAAAGATCTTCAACAGGTCAGACAAAAATTAGGAGAAGGAGGGGCTTTATACAGAACAGCCCGTATAATAGAGAGCTCTATTTAGATTTTTCTGAAGGAAAGTAATAAAGTTCCCAGTATATCTCTCCTCTATCACAGTTAAGGTAACTGTCCATCTCACAGTATGTCAACACTATCTGTCCTATTGTCAGATCTTTGATCAGCTTTCTTTCAGGAATATTTCCCACATATGTGATACATTTTCCTTCCTTATCAACAGATTCTAATTTTATATCATAGTATCCCTGCAGATACTTTCTCTCAGCAAGTATAAAACCAAGTGGACATTTATCACTTTTTACTTTTAGGATAAACCCCCCTGGAAGATTAATCATCTTGACAGGGTTCTTCTTGAAGTAAAAAAACTTTCCAAAATAGACATTTTCACCAATAATTATAATCTTTTCATTCTTTCCTGAAAAAAACGGTTGAGCATAAGACATTCCAACAAAAAGCAGACCAATAATAAAATACCTAAAAAATCCCATATCTATTTCCCCCTTTTCTTAATAATAATGTAAAAAAATACAGAACTTATCAACGGTACCTGAAATAATCAGAGGGAATTTTTTTTTACGAAACTCTCAAAAATCTTTTTATCGTTAATTTGCTATAATATTATATGAGGATTTGAAAATGTCTGTAACTATCCTAAAAAAGCAAAAAATCAAAGAAAGTTTAAAGAAAACAAAAGAGAAAAGAAAAAACCAAATTCCTAAAGTTTATCAACTTAAAATCTCATATTCCAATTTAAACAAAGACCAAAAACAATGGCTTGAAAGAATATTTTTAGAAGCTAAATGGTTATATAACTATTGCATTGCAGATATCCAAAATAGACTAAATTCAAAAACAGAAAAATCAAAACAAGTAGAAATAAAAACACCAAACGGATTTGAAACAAGAGAAATAACCTGCTTATCATCCCAGATGAAACAAGCAGTATTAGACAGAATAAAGAAAAACCTAACAGACCTATCAAAAGCAAAACAAAAAGGAATTAAAGTAGGAAAACTAAAATTTAAATCAGACTATAGAAATATTCCATTAAAACAAAATGGTATAACATTTAAAGTATTAAAAGACAAAAACAGAATAAAGATACAGGGGTTAAAAAAGCCAGTCAGGGTATTAGGACTACACCAGATACCAGAAAACTCTGAAATAGCAAAAGCTGAACTAATTAAAAAACCAGATGGATACTATATATATTTAACCTGCTTCATAGATAAAAACCAGACAAAAGAAAAAAAAATAAAAAAACCAATAGCAATAGATTTTGGGATAAAACATCAGTTAACCCTATCAAACGGAATAAAAATAAACTACTCAGTAGAAGAAACAAAAAGATTAAAGAAACTACAAAAGAAACTATCAAAACAGAAAAAAGGAAGTAATAACTATTTCAAAACCAAATACAAAATCCAGAAAGAACATCAGAAAATCTACAACAAAAGGAAAGATATACAAAATAAAATATTTTCATTGTTAAAGAAATATGAATATGTGTTAATACAAGATGAAGCAGTAAAACAATGGCAAAGTGGATTATTTGGGAAACAAGTGCAGAATACAGGTATAGGGGAAATAATATCAAGGTTAAAGAATAACCCTGAGACTCTTATACCTGTAGGTAGATATGAAGCAACAACAAAGATATGTTCAAACTGTGGGAGCAGAAAAGAAGATATTGAATTATCTGACAGAGTTTATAAGTGTAATAGTTGTGGACTTGTGATTGATAGAGATTTAAACAGTGCAATAAACATTTTAAAGATAGGATTAGAAAAAGTGGAGACAACCACTATAAAAAACCTACTTACGGACTGTGGGGAAGTAACGCCTGTGGAGAGAAAAGTCTCTGCACGAATACTTGGGAGTAATCCCTATATTCGTGTAAGCTATGCCTCTGTGAAGCAGGAAGCCACCTAATTTATTGGGTGGAGGATGTCACAAACTCCTGATTTCAGTCCTGCTATAATGTATATGCAAAATTTTTAAAAAACGGTATACAGAATAAATGGGCATAATTTATAATCTACTGTACACCCTATTCTTTCCATTTTACCTGCTTTTATTTATTTTTATAACAAAAAAGAAGGGATACAGCCCTGAACTAAAAGAAAGATTTGTGCTTTACCCAGACAACAGGAGCAGAGTTCTCTGGTTTCACTGTGCTTCTGTAGGAGAGCTAAATCTATCAAAACCGTTAATAAAATATTTCACCGGCAAGCACAGAATTCTGATAACGGTTTCCTCTCCAAGAGGAAAAGAATACGCTGTAAAAAATTTTCCAGAAGCCATAATCAGAACTTTACCATTTGATTTTCCGTTTCTAATAAAAAAATTTATCAATACATACACGCCTGAAGTCCTGATTATAGCTGAAGGTGAGCTGTGGTACAATCTGATAGATGTAAGCTCCAAACAGATACCTGTAATATCAATAAATACACGGATTTCTCCTTCTTCCTACAGAATTTATAGAAAAATCAGCCCTTTCATCAAGAATATACTTAAAAAATTCCGTCTCATTATTGCAAGATCACAGACAGACTATGAACTGCTAAAAAGTTTTGTACACGAAAATGTTGTTCTGTGTGGGGATCTAAAATTTGTATCATCAATAGGTGAGAAAAATATAGAGTTTGAGAAAAAAGGGAAAATACTTATAGCTGGAAGTACCCATGAACCAGAAGAGAAAATACTGATAAATGTTTTTAAAAAACTAAAAGAAAAATATCCTGAACTAAAACTCCTAATAGCTCCAAGACATCTTGAAAGAGTACCTGAAGTAATAAAAATACTGGAAAAAGAAAACATACCCTATAGCCTCAGAACAAAAACAAAAATTCCCGAAACAGACGTTTACGTAATAGATACCCTTGGAGAACTATCTGCCTTTTACAGGTATGCAGATGTGGTTTTTGTAGGAGGAAGTATAGCCCCTGTTGGAGGACATAATATTCTGGAAGCTATCTTACAGAATAAACCTGTAATAATAGGAAAAAACTACGAAAAGATATCAGATACAGTAAACCAGTTACTACCTGAAGGCATAATAAAGATAGCAAAAGATGAAAAGGAAATTAAAGAAGCTGTAGAATATTTTCTTAACATAAGCGGTAAAGATATAGATTTTAAAAAGATATCAGAGAATATTTTTAAGTGCTACCTGTCAAACATAAAAAAAGTTTTAGGAGATAGTTTATGAATGCTGTCAAGCTGGCTTCTTATTTTTATCAGATGGAAATGAATGATTATTTTACTTATATGAAAGTGTCAGAGAGTATAAAAGAGAGTAAACTCTCAGAAAGCATTAAAAAAATAGCATTAATGGAAAAAGAACATGCACAGTTCTGGGCAGAATTTCTAAAGAAAAGAAATGTAGAACCATCGAAGGTAAAAGTAAACAGGTTGAAGATTTTTTTGATAAACCATTTATCAAAATTGATAAATCCAATTATACTTATCTCTTTCCTTGAGCTTGGGGAATCAGGAGCGATTAAAAATTACTACAACTTCCTAAAAACAGAAAAACTGTCAGAAGAAGAAAGAGAAAAACTTAAAAAGATAATATTAGATGAAATTGAACACGAAACATTTTTTGCCAGACAGATCAACGAAAAAGGAATGTCAAACATAAGAGACTTTGTCTTAGGGATGAACGACGGCCTTGTAGAAATATTAGGAGCTGTCGCAGGTCTGTCAGCCGTTTATCTGTCAAATCCCCTTATGGTAGGAGTTTCCGGTTTAATAGTAGGAATGGCAGGAGCACTATCCATGGGGATAGGGGCTTTTATATCTGTAAGGTCTCAAAGACAGGTAAATGAAGCTCAAAAGGAACAGATGGAAATTATATTTGATGTTGCACCTGAAAGGGCTGTTGAGGAGTATAAAAGAAAACTCATCGAGTCTGGGGTTCTAAAAGAGTTGGCAGAAGATATCACATCAAAAATAAGCAAAAACAAAGAGGCGATATCCAAACTTCTTATTGAAGAAACAGAGGAAAACGAAATAAGATCAGGTCTTTTTACAGGATTTGCTTATCTTGTAGGTGTTTTCTTCCCTGTTATACCTTACTTCTTCGCACCAAATTCATATATAGCCCTACCATTCTCAATTCTGTTTGCAGGACTGGCTCTTACATTTGTTGCTGTTGTTATCTCTGTTTTATCAGGAATAAGTATAAAGAAAAAGATATTTGAGATGGTGATTTCTGCATTTACCGCAGCTGGAATAGCCTATACATTTGGTTCAATAATGCAATCAATTTTTGGAATAGAAATATAAAGGAGAAAGAGATGCCCTACAGTATGACAGGCTTTGGTTATTCAGTAAAAAGTTTCGACGAATACGAGATTGAGGTAAGAATAAAATCCCTAAATCACAAAGGAATTGACATATCTGTAAAGGGTCCAAGGGATATTGTATTTTTCATAGACCTTGATATCAGAAACACGATAAAGTCTTTTTTTGAAAGGGGTAGTTTTCAGGTTTATATAAACATCAGGTACACAAGGCCTAAACAACTTCTGAATATTGAGAACCTGAAAAAAGCCCTTGAAAGTGCAAAGGATATGTTAAACCAGCTGGGTTTAAACGTAACCGATGATAAGATGTACGAGATCACCTCTTCCCTCGCTTCAGAGTTTGAGGAAGAAACCGTCGATGAACAGCTTAAAAAGAGAGTACTTGAAGCAGTTAAAGAAGCCTGTGAAAACTTAAAAGAAGAAAGGAAAAAAGAGGGAGAAAAACTTGTTAAAGATATAAAAGAAAGAATAAACAGTATTCAGGAAAATCTTGAAAAAATAAAAGCTCAGAAAGATAAAATAATAGAAAAAGCAAAACAGAGAATAACAGAAAAAGTAAAGGAACTTTTAGGGGAAGAATACTCAGAAAGGGCATTTATAGAAGCGACCCTCCTCGCCGAGAAAATGGATATAACAGAAGAGGTTGTTAGACTCGAATCGCATATTCAGAGATTTAAAGAACTTCTAAAACAGGATAAACCTGTTGGCAGGAAAATGGATTTTATGTGTCAAGAAATGCACAGAGAGATAAATACAATGGGGAATAAAATGCCTGATTTTTCTCCTTATACTGTTGAGATGAAAACTCAGTTAGAAAAAATAAGACAACAGGTTCAGAATATAGAATGATGAGAAAGTTAATACTCCTGATAACAGCTTTTATATTTCTTTCCTGTACGAAAACTTATGATGCTTTATCTGGCAAAGAAGTATACACACTTCTTCCACCAGAAGAAGAGATCAAAATCGGAAAGATGTACGTCCCCCTTGCTATTGAGCAAAACGATGGTAGATATCCGGACAAACAGGTACAGGAGTATGTACAGCAGATAGGAGAAAAGATAGCAAAACATACACCAAGAAAACTTGATTACAAGTTCTATGTTGTAAACACAAAGGAGATAAATGCTTTTGCACTTCCTGGAGGATTTATATTCGTAAACAGAGGTCTTATTCTCTCACTTGATAAAGAGGATGAGCTCGCAGGAGTTTTGGCTCACGAGCTTGCCCATGTAAATGCAAGACATCATGCAAGATTCTTAGAAAAAGTATACGGTCTCAATATTCTGCTGTCTGTTGCAGGTATTTTTGCATACCAGTCAAGATACGGAGATATTCTGATGCAGTTCGGTAAAATAGGTGCCCAGCTTCTTTCCCTCAGATGGAGCAGAGAGCACGAGACAGAAGCAGATACATTTGGTGTTAGATTTGCTTATGATGCTGGATACGATCCTAGAGGACTTTTAGATACATTCAAAATATTCAAAAAATTAGACAAGATTAAACAACCTGAGTGGCTCCTGACACACCCTCTTCCAGACACAAGAATAAAAAATGTTAAAAAACTTATATCAAAATTAGATCTGAATAAACCTCTCATAGAAGATTCCCCCCAGTTCCACATAATAAAAGAAAAGCTTGAAAAAACAAAACTATCCTTTGATCTTTACTACAAAGCAAAAGAAAAACTGTCTAAAAACAAAAAAATAGCAGCTCTAAAGCTTCTTGATAAATCCTTAAAGTACTTTCCAGAAAATAACGCATCTCTTACGATGAAAGCATTCATACTCCTTACAGAAGAAGAATTCAAAGAAGGAACAGAGCTTGCTGTAAAAGCAACAAAGCTTGATGAAATGTTTTTTAGACCACATTTCTTTGCAGGATACGGATATTTTAAGCTTAAAAAGTACAAAAAAAGCGTGAAATACCTCGAAAAAGCAAAAAATCTTATACCTGACTTTCCAGATACGTATTATTTCTTAGGTAGAGATTACGAAGCTTTAGGAAAAAATGTAGAAGCAGTAAAAAACTACAGAAAAGCCCTTAAACTTACAGATGGGAAAAGAGGATGGGAAAAAGACGCCAAAAGGCGTCTGTCAAGATTATTAGGGATATAGCTGTTCTCCGGTTTCCGGATCATAAATAAATATAGCTTTTACAGGACAGGCTTCAGCAGCTCTAAATATCTCTTCTTCTTCCTCAGGAGTAAGCTCAAGTATGACCTCCTGTCTTTTTACATGTTGAGCCTGTTCCATTACTTCTTCCTTAGGTTTTCCCGGTTCTAATACAACAGCTTTATGTCTCTTATCAAGTTCTATATATTTCGTCTCCTCTGCACAGGGGCCTATACCCTCGCATATTGTTCTATCAACAACAACTTTAAGTTTTCCCATTGTTTTCCTCCAATTTATTTTCTCTGAAATAGATTATAATTGATTTAATATTCCCAAAAAAGAGAAAATCTACAATGAAAAATTTTATTTTAGCCGTCCTTGGAGGACTACTAATATCTTTATCCTTTCCTGACTCTTTTATCCCTTTTGTCTATATTGGTGGTTTTTTTGTAATTTTTTATTTTATTTATAGAGAAAATTCAGCAAAAAAATCTGTTTTCTATATCTTACTTACTGGATTTTCTTTTACAGTATTCTCTTTTTACTGGATGGTCTTTGCTTTAAGCCGTTACGGAGATGTAAACCTTATTGTAGCAATTATTCTATTTGTGCTGTTTGGAATAGCTTTTTCAGCATTACAGTTTGTTCCTTTTGGTCTATTTCTATTTTTCATTAGAAAATACAAAAACTCTATTCTTCTTGCTCCATTTATATGGGTATTTTTGGAAATCATCAGAGAGTTTATTCCATTTACAGGTTTTCCATGGAATCTTATGGGATACACATTATCTTACATAAATCCTGTAGCCCAGATTACATCAATAGGTAGTATATATTCTTTATCTTTTCTGTCTATATTTTTTAGCGTTGCTGTTTTCCTCTTTTTAACGCAGAGGAGTTTATTATCAATATCTCTTATTATTAGCTCTATTATTATTTTTACAGCTGTGTATTTATGGGGAGACAGCAGAATAAAAAATTTTAAGAAAGAAGGTACAAAGAAAAATATTGCTATCATTCAGGGGAATATATCACAGGATATAAAAAATTCTCAGGACAGGCTAAAAATAATAGAAAAGTATTTGCATCTAATAAAAATAGCTTCAAAAAACAATGTAGACCTTATAATCCTTCCTGAATCTGCGATACCGGTTTATCCTTTGTATCAGGAGGAAGATGTTTACAGAGATTACTTTTTTGATCAGCTGAGAGATATTAAAAAACCTATCCTATCAGGATTTGATAATATTTATTATAAGAACGACAAACTTATTATACACAACTCTATATTCCTGATAGATAAAAAGGGAAATATTATCGATTTTTATAACAAAATAAAGCTTGTTCCCTTTGGGGAATATGTACCGTTTCCGTTTGGAGTTTTTAAATTCTTATTTCCATACCTTGAAGGGTACGATTTTTTACCGGGAGAAAAGAAAAAAGTAATAATGTTCAAAGAATTTAAAATTGTTCCTCTGATCTGCTTTGAGTCAATATTTCCGACTTTTGTAGCAGATTTTTCACAAAAGGGAAACATACTGGTAAATGTAACAAACGATGGATGGTTTGGAAAGACATCGGCACCATTCCAGCATTTCGAGATGGCACGAATAAGAGCGATAGAAAACGGTAGATACCTTATTAGAGCAGCAAACACAGGCATATCTGCTGTTATTACCCCCACCGGAAATATAGAGTACTCCCTTGGGATGTTTGAAGAAGGAATAATACTGGACACCGTTTATCTAAACAATGAAAAAACATTCTGGTGCAAATATCATAAACTAATTTTGATTTCCATCATTGCTTCATTTATTATCTTTGTTACATTTTTAATAATTCCCTTTCATGTTGGGAGGTTTAAAAATGAAAACTATAACCAGAGAAGTAATTGACACACTGGTAAATCTTATGAAAAGTATCCTCGGAGAAAAGACTGTAAAAATAATAACAAATAAATTAGGGGATGATGTTTCTGGAAAAGAGCTTATTTTCTCATTTGCAGATGAAACTCAGAAACTTCTTGGTCAGAAAGGTGGCTTTTCTGCTATGAGACAGCTTGGAAGAGAACTTGCTAAATCCCTTATGTCTGAGAATCCCAGAGAGCATTGGGAGGAAATTCTTGAAAGTGCTCTCTACGAGTTTGGATTTGCAAAACGGATAGAAAAAGAAGAGGATAAAGCCTACATATGTAGCTGTGTATTCTACGAAATACTGGATAGAAACAACCTCAAACCTATAGAACACTGTGTATGCTGGGCAGGATGGGGATTTATAGAGGGGTTTGTAAAAGAGATGGATGGAGCAAAAGGAATTCAGTGGAAAGAAAGAGATTATGAGAAGGAAAAATGTAGATTTGACTTTATCTTCTAAATCTTGAAAAAAAATACAAACAATCATATAATATTAGCCTCTTGTGGAGGGTGTAGCTCAGCTGGCAGAGCACAAGGTTGTGGCCCTTGGGGTCGCGGGTTCAAGTCCCGTCACCCTCCCTTTAAAAACTCAGGGAGAGTTAGAATGAAACTCTTAAGATATATATCGGTTTTTAGCTTTTTAGTATCTGTATTGATTTTTTCAGGATGTACTGTTGCAACAAAAGATACATTCTCAAAAGAACCAGCACAACTCCAGCCATTTACTGAAAGATTAGGTAATTATGTTTTTCCAATCCCATCAAATTTCTCCAGAAAAGATGATTTATCAATGATTTATGAAAACAAAGGAGTTGTCAGGGCGTATCTTGTCTATGTAGGGAAAGCTTCTACTCCCAAACTGGTTGCTTTCTTTGACAAGTACATGAAAAAAAACGGATGGAAAAAAGAGCTGTTTATTGCCGGTGAAGATACGGTAATATCTTACTCCAGAGACAACCAGTTAATAGTTTTTAAGATACATCAAAGCATCGGCGGAACAGTATTGAAAGTGCTGCTGACAACAAAATAAATTTGCATATATTTTTCCCTGCGGGTGTGGCGGAATTGGCAGACGCGCAGGATTCAGGATCCTGTGGGCGCAAGCCCGTGTGGGTTCAACTCCCACCACCCGCACTCAAACTGCGAGCGTGGCGGAACTGGCAGACGCGCGGGACTTAGGATCCCGTGGCCGCAAGGCCGTGGGGGTTCAACTCCCCCCGCTCGCACTCTTAAAAATCTTGACAGGTCAAATATCTTCTGTAATATGATTTTAAACCTTAAATTCTGGGGATACCCATGGATAACAAACTGTCTATATTTAAATCCAGAATATTCTCAAAATTTATCCTTGCTATAACTGCTCTTATTCTTACATCAACAATATTTTTACTTGTATTCATAATTCCTACTGTAGAACATCAGATACAGGAATTAGAAGAAAAGCATGCAAAAGATATTCTAGATAAAGTCGTTCTTTTAACAAGGAGTGTTCAGAAAGATCTCGAAAACTACAAAAATCGTGCATTAGACTGGCACAAAAAAGAGTTAAAACACCTCACCCAGTCGATAGAATCATTTATTATCTCAAAATATGAACAATCAAAACCTGAAAATATAGGGGTTGTTCTAAAAGAGAGAGGAGAAGAGTTCAAAAAATATCTGACAGATTTTTATATCAAAAATAAAGATAAAATGTCCGACGAGGATTTAAAAAAGGCAGTTATCGATTTTGTAAATATCTACAGATACGAGAATGGAGCAGGATATTTCTGGATAAATGATTTTAGTCCAAAGATGATAGCTCATCCTATATTACCTGAGCTGAACGGAAAAGATTTAAGTAACTACAAAGATCCTGATGGAGTTTTTCTATTCAAAGAGATGGTAGATATCTGCAAGAAAAATGGTTCAGGAATAGTGAAATACAAATGGTTAAACCCATTAACCGGAAAAATAGAAGATAAAATAAGCTATGTTTTTGTGTTTAAACCTTTTAACTGGATAATAGGA
Proteins encoded:
- a CDS encoding M48 family metalloprotease produces the protein MMRKLILLITAFIFLSCTKTYDALSGKEVYTLLPPEEEIKIGKMYVPLAIEQNDGRYPDKQVQEYVQQIGEKIAKHTPRKLDYKFYVVNTKEINAFALPGGFIFVNRGLILSLDKEDELAGVLAHELAHVNARHHARFLEKVYGLNILLSVAGIFAYQSRYGDILMQFGKIGAQLLSLRWSREHETEADTFGVRFAYDAGYDPRGLLDTFKIFKKLDKIKQPEWLLTHPLPDTRIKNVKKLISKLDLNKPLIEDSPQFHIIKEKLEKTKLSFDLYYKAKEKLSKNKKIAALKLLDKSLKYFPENNASLTMKAFILLTEEEFKEGTELAVKATKLDEMFFRPHFFAGYGYFKLKKYKKSVKYLEKAKNLIPDFPDTYYFLGRDYEALGKNVEAVKNYRKALKLTDGKRGWEKDAKRRLSRLLGI
- the lpxB gene encoding lipid-A-disaccharide synthase, with protein sequence MKKIFISVGEISGDNYASELIKLLPDFEWVGITGPKMREAGCKTVENLEDISVVGITEALPKYLKIKKAFKKAVSELDKGVDMLIVVDFPGFNLKLLEEAKKRGIKTVYFIAPQVWAWGKGRIPKIVKNTDILISIWPFEKNIYSDYLGSFRFEYVGHPLLDIVKTETDEKEFKEKLGIEQNKKIFGLLAGSRESEVKTLLPIMLKSTEIMLRKRSDLHFVIPSTPNTQNIVKQLLSDKNLPVSVIIKKDFKNPSYEVMRHSIFSVIASGTATLEASIIGNPFLLVYKVSPITFFIGKMLVSIKYLGLPNIIADREVIKELLQKECNPENIAEYSLRYLEDKQLYEKTKKDLQQVRQKLGEGGALYRTARIIESSI
- a CDS encoding RNA-guided endonuclease InsQ/TnpB family protein; the encoded protein is MSVTILKKQKIKESLKKTKEKRKNQIPKVYQLKISYSNLNKDQKQWLERIFLEAKWLYNYCIADIQNRLNSKTEKSKQVEIKTPNGFETREITCLSSQMKQAVLDRIKKNLTDLSKAKQKGIKVGKLKFKSDYRNIPLKQNGITFKVLKDKNRIKIQGLKKPVRVLGLHQIPENSEIAKAELIKKPDGYYIYLTCFIDKNQTKEKKIKKPIAIDFGIKHQLTLSNGIKINYSVEETKRLKKLQKKLSKQKKGSNNYFKTKYKIQKEHQKIYNKRKDIQNKIFSLLKKYEYVLIQDEAVKQWQSGLFGKQVQNTGIGEIISRLKNNPETLIPVGRYEATTKICSNCGSRKEDIELSDRVYKCNSCGLVIDRDLNSAINILKIGLEKVETTTIKNLLTDCGEVTPVERKVSARILGSNPYIRVSYASVKQEAT
- a CDS encoding VIT1/CCC1 transporter family protein: MNAVKLASYFYQMEMNDYFTYMKVSESIKESKLSESIKKIALMEKEHAQFWAEFLKKRNVEPSKVKVNRLKIFLINHLSKLINPIILISFLELGESGAIKNYYNFLKTEKLSEEEREKLKKIILDEIEHETFFARQINEKGMSNIRDFVLGMNDGLVEILGAVAGLSAVYLSNPLMVGVSGLIVGMAGALSMGIGAFISVRSQRQVNEAQKEQMEIIFDVAPERAVEEYKRKLIESGVLKELAEDITSKISKNKEAISKLLIEETEENEIRSGLFTGFAYLVGVFFPVIPYFFAPNSYIALPFSILFAGLALTFVAVVISVLSGISIKKKIFEMVISAFTAAGIAYTFGSIMQSIFGIEI
- a CDS encoding ferredoxin; translated protein: MGKLKVVVDRTICEGIGPCAEETKYIELDKRHKAVVLEPGKPKEEVMEQAQHVKRQEVILELTPEEEEEIFRAAEACPVKAIFIYDPETGEQLYP
- a CDS encoding YicC/YloC family endoribonuclease; the encoded protein is MPYSMTGFGYSVKSFDEYEIEVRIKSLNHKGIDISVKGPRDIVFFIDLDIRNTIKSFFERGSFQVYINIRYTRPKQLLNIENLKKALESAKDMLNQLGLNVTDDKMYEITSSLASEFEEETVDEQLKKRVLEAVKEACENLKEERKKEGEKLVKDIKERINSIQENLEKIKAQKDKIIEKAKQRITEKVKELLGEEYSERAFIEATLLAEKMDITEEVVRLESHIQRFKELLKQDKPVGRKMDFMCQEMHREINTMGNKMPDFSPYTVEMKTQLEKIRQQVQNIE
- the lnt gene encoding apolipoprotein N-acyltransferase, which translates into the protein MKNFILAVLGGLLISLSFPDSFIPFVYIGGFFVIFYFIYRENSAKKSVFYILLTGFSFTVFSFYWMVFALSRYGDVNLIVAIILFVLFGIAFSALQFVPFGLFLFFIRKYKNSILLAPFIWVFLEIIREFIPFTGFPWNLMGYTLSYINPVAQITSIGSIYSLSFLSIFFSVAVFLFLTQRSLLSISLIISSIIIFTAVYLWGDSRIKNFKKEGTKKNIAIIQGNISQDIKNSQDRLKIIEKYLHLIKIASKNNVDLIILPESAIPVYPLYQEEDVYRDYFFDQLRDIKKPILSGFDNIYYKNDKLIIHNSIFLIDKKGNIIDFYNKIKLVPFGEYVPFPFGVFKFLFPYLEGYDFLPGEKKKVIMFKEFKIVPLICFESIFPTFVADFSQKGNILVNVTNDGWFGKTSAPFQHFEMARIRAIENGRYLIRAANTGISAVITPTGNIEYSLGMFEEGIILDTVYLNNEKTFWCKYHKLILISIIASFIIFVTFLIIPFHVGRFKNENYNQRSN
- a CDS encoding 3-deoxy-D-manno-octulosonic acid transferase, with protein sequence MGIIYNLLYTLFFPFYLLLFIFITKKKGYSPELKERFVLYPDNRSRVLWFHCASVGELNLSKPLIKYFTGKHRILITVSSPRGKEYAVKNFPEAIIRTLPFDFPFLIKKFINTYTPEVLIIAEGELWYNLIDVSSKQIPVISINTRISPSSYRIYRKISPFIKNILKKFRLIIARSQTDYELLKSFVHENVVLCGDLKFVSSIGEKNIEFEKKGKILIAGSTHEPEEKILINVFKKLKEKYPELKLLIAPRHLERVPEVIKILEKENIPYSLRTKTKIPETDVYVIDTLGELSAFYRYADVVFVGGSIAPVGGHNILEAILQNKPVIIGKNYEKISDTVNQLLPEGIIKIAKDEKEIKEAVEYFLNISGKDIDFKKISENIFKCYLSNIKKVLGDSL